ATGTTGATGACTTTGCGCGGTTGCACGCCGGGTACTGTCTTTTCTTTTTGGGTGAATACACGTTGGCACGCGCAGAATGGCAAACGACGCTGAAATCCTCAATGCCGCAGAATCAACACCTTGCTGCGCGGCTGATCGCCTGGCTTGACACTTTTGAAAAACAGCGCACGCAGGCCGTGCGCCTGGCGAGCGCGCGGCGCCGCGCCGAATCTCTCTATGGCATTCTGGCCTATAAAGAAAGTTTAGAGGCGTTACTCCTGGTTGCCGAGAATCGTCGTGACCCGGATTATCATTATTTGCGTGGCCGGGTTTATGAAGGTCCGGGAAAATTCGCGGCCGCAGCAGAAGAATATGCGCGCACGCTCGCCCTGGCACCGAAAAGTGGGGCCGCTCAGCTCGCCAACCGGCGACTTTTGCTCATGGGGTCGGTCTACCGCAACGACAGGCGCCTGGCCGAAGCGGCGACCAAGCGCGCTGAAATCTTCGGCGACACGAGCTTTCTGGCGGCTATCGGCCAGCTCGGCCAGAGTGCAAACGCCACTGACACGAGCCTTGCCGGCGAGGCAGTTTACCGGCAGATTCTGGCGACACAAAGTGCGCCGCCCGTGGCAGCATTGGTTCGCACCGTGCGCGTCAGAACGCATGACGGTGCAGTGATTACCGGTCGCCTCACCGCAAGCAATGCCACACACGTCGTGATTGTCAATGAAAGCGGGCGTCTGCGCATTCCCCGTTCTGACATCTCGTCACAAGAAAACGTGTCCGGTAAATGAACCGGCAGACTCTTCCCTTTATGGGCAGGGGTATAGCAAAAAATCGGTGTCGCCAGCCGCTTGTTCCCTGTAAAATTGTTGTGCGAGCTATGCTCGATCAGATTCTGGCGGTGCGGTGGCACGGCAAAAAGAACCAGATGAATTGCTGCGCGACCTCTTTAACAGCGAGGGGGCCCGTTTGTACGGCTATCTCGTAAAAAAAGCGGGCGCCGACCTGGCGCAAGATATTGTACAGGAATCCTTTACCCGTCTCTACGTTCGGTTAAGCCGTTCGGCGGATATAGCCAATGCGCGAGCCTATCTTTACCAGATTGCAAGGCATCAGCTTTTTCATGAATCGGCTTTCGCAAAGCGCTACGCTGGTGGCGACGCCCTGCTTGAAAACCTGGCCGCCGATGCCGCGCCAGGTGACGCGGGCGACCGTGAACTCATGCAGGCATTACAAGACTCGGTGGGCACGCTCGCCGCAAAAGAGCGTGAGTTGTTCGAAATGCGCTGGTATCTTGGCCTCACCCAGGCTGAAATCGCCGTTGCACTGAAGAAAAGCGAAAGGCAGATTCGCCGCGATATCGAAAAACTTGTGACGAAACTGCGCGCAGAATTGCGCGGCAGAGGCTGGCTGAATGCCGTAGAGGCACTGCAGGGTTAACGATGAAAAAAAACGACCTGGCAAATGACATACTCCAATTTCTGCAAGAAGAGAATGGTACCCCAAGGCCGGGCTCTGCGGCAGAGGCGCCCGTGCGCGCGACGCGGTCAAAAATTGATCAGGCGCCGCCGGCTGCCGTTTGGCAGGGCATACAGGCGAATATCGCAGCAGGTGCCGGGGCGCCCACGCTCTTGCAGAGATTAAAAGAGTTCATGTCAACGCCTGCGGCCCCGGTTTTTGCGGTGGCGCTTGCCGCCACAATCGGCGGTGCATTCTTTCTTATGAACCGCGCGACAGCCCCGTTGCAGGTGCCCCTGGTTGAAATTACCGCTGTTCAGCCGCAGAAAGCAGGCACCGTGATTGTTGCCCGTGGCCTGCGCATCGAATCGGTGAGCGGCGGCAGCATCGAGCGCATCTCGGGCAATGCCGACAAGATTGTTCTGCAAACCGGTAACTGGTCAGTAACGTTGCAGCATGCTGAACTAGAGCGCCGCACGCAGTTTATATTTCCCGGCGGTGCACTCGAACCACTCGGCACTGCATTTACCATTCAAATCTCCCCAACGGGAACCGCAGTCAGCCTCACCGAAGGCAAAATTCGGCTTATGGAATTTGATGCCGCAGCGAAATCGTGGCGCGCGCGTGAACTTGCGGCTCCGTTTGCCGCTGTGGTCGGCGCACAACCTATCGAACGAGATCTGCCCGAGGCAGCGAAGCCAGTCGAAGAACCGAAGTCCGTTTCACGCTATGCACGCCTTGCGGGCAAGAGCGTGGCCGTCGAACTCAAGAATGGTGACAGGCTTTCTGGTAAAGTTGTCGCGACATCGCAGGGTAAGGTGGTTCTCGAAAGTTCAGCGGGTCGAATGACGGTGCGCGAGAGCGATATTCTAAACATCGCGGTGAACTAAAATGCGGATATTCTTGGCTTTGCTGGTATGTACTCCCGCGCTCATGGCGACGGTGATTGTGCAAAAAAACGGAGATGTCATCAGCGGGCGCATTCTACAAGAGCGCAAAGACCGTTATATCTTTCAAAGCCCTTATGGCAAACTACAGATTGCCAAGGCAAATGTCAGCAAGCTTATTCTCGATGAAAAACAAATCGAGCTGCAAGATGTGAAGTATAAAGACCAGACGGTTAAGGCGAGACTCGTGGCACAAGACGACAAGACATCGGTATTCTTGACCGACGACGGCCGTACGATTCGTACCGACGCGCCAACCAGTACAGCAACTGATGATAAAGCCGAAAAACGCGATACGTGGCTTTTTGCTGCGTCAGGCATGTACGGTTTTTCAACATTTCAAAGGCTTTCGACCGATGGGCCACCCGGTTTTGATCAGGCATTTGCCGCCGGTGCCTTTGGGGCCCAGCTGACCGGGCACTACACTTTCTCCCCCATCTGGGGCGTGGGTGTTGCGACGGCCTTCTACCGCCATGTGCTCGTGCAGACGGTGCCACAACCCGGCGCCCCCCCCGATTATGAGGCGACTGCGGCGCATGCGTCGGTTTTTGTTTCGCCATCGTTGGTCGTCTCGCTGCTCGGTAATCTAGGCTCTAAAAAGAGTGCCCACGATATTCGCCTCGAGGTTCAACCAGGGTATTCGTTAAATGAGGCAAACCTTGATCTTAGGTTTATTCCACCCACGAATCCTTTTCCCGCTAGCGCCGCAGCTGCGGGAAAGACATCGGCTTTCACCCTGCAAGGCCAGCTTTCATACTCATATAGTCTCTCTGAATCGTTGCGCTTAAGGCTCGGCGCCGCTTATTATCGGGTCTTTTACGATCGTATCTTCGACGGCACGCTTCAAAACGGCTCAGCAATACCAGGTGGTTTTACTGCCGATTTTGAGCGAGCCCTGAAGAGTCCCGCGCAGAACCCTCAGATAATTTCAATAACTCTGGGTGCAGAAATTGGTTTTTGACCGCTGTGCGGTCAAAAACCAGCCAAATCACTTAGGATAATAAAACGGCAGGCTAACTGTCTGTTCCATGACGGCGAATTCGACTGCCGAGGTGAAGCGGTAGTCGGTGGTCTTGAGGTCGCGCAATTTCGGAGCGAGTTCTATTACATTGCGGCCCGAGAGATTCACTGGAATCGTGACCGTCGAATCGGCCTGAGCGGCGAGCTGCTGGTCATTTTTGACGCCGTTGATCACGCGGGTACCGGCAGCGGTGAAGTCGTATTCAATCTTGGGTATTTTCATCGCAAACGGATTCGGGTTGCGCACGTTAAACTTCAGCGAGAACGTCGCCTGTGGGTTCAACGGATTCGCCATGTTCATGCGCTCGAAATCGAGTGAACCGAAATGCACCTGGGGCAACTTGGGCACAGGCACCACTTTCGACGCTTCGATCGGCACGTTGATAGACCCGACCAGGTCGTTGATGTAGATACCGACGGCACCGGTAAGGCCAATATTCACCGAATCTTTCTTCGCAAAATCGAAAATGGCTTCAACCGTTTCGACATAACGCACACGCTGCACAATCGTGAAGTTTGTGCTGTCGTTCGCCTTGATCACGACATTCTTGTCGTTCTGCAGGTCGACCATACGCTTGCCGTCTACACTGATCTGAAACGCGAGTTTATTGAACGTGATACCGAAGCCAACCTTATTGCGTATCGTGTAGATGTATTCGAGGTCAGCGCCTTCAAAATCGAAACCTCGAAGGTTAACTTCTTTCAATGAAATATCAGGCGTAAATTCGCTGAAGCGCCCTTGCAGAAGAGCGCACGAGGTGAAGGTGAAAACAGAAAAAACTGCCAGCGCAGCCCAAATTTTTCGTCGCATCGCCGACTGCCCCAAACGTGAAAGGGGGCG
The sequence above is a segment of the Turneriella parva DSM 21527 genome. Coding sequences within it:
- a CDS encoding RNA polymerase sigma factor; this encodes MARQKEPDELLRDLFNSEGARLYGYLVKKAGADLAQDIVQESFTRLYVRLSRSADIANARAYLYQIARHQLFHESAFAKRYAGGDALLENLAADAAPGDAGDRELMQALQDSVGTLAAKERELFEMRWYLGLTQAEIAVALKKSERQIRRDIEKLVTKLRAELRGRGWLNAVEALQG
- a CDS encoding LEA type 2 family protein; the protein is MRRKIWAALAVFSVFTFTSCALLQGRFSEFTPDISLKEVNLRGFDFEGADLEYIYTIRNKVGFGITFNKLAFQISVDGKRMVDLQNDKNVVIKANDSTNFTIVQRVRYVETVEAIFDFAKKDSVNIGLTGAVGIYINDLVGSINVPIEASKVVPVPKLPQVHFGSLDFERMNMANPLNPQATFSLKFNVRNPNPFAMKIPKIEYDFTAAGTRVINGVKNDQQLAAQADSTVTIPVNLSGRNVIELAPKLRDLKTTDYRFTSAVEFAVMEQTVSLPFYYPK
- a CDS encoding tetratricopeptide repeat protein, whose protein sequence is MQSPVYRPSFYHAVMLPLALLSLVAALSFLRYTTEVQTHELQFRLNALSLRESAVDASDLLVRLKAEQSQNGRYFKPQSLPVQELQNLAAFGEHAEPAAQAGGPTVPEQLVRRVIAALQRLAGIDPPAHIYAANGVDLLTLGYNLERRRYFAEALVTFKKVIGSDTRADVDDFARLHAGYCLFFLGEYTLARAEWQTTLKSSMPQNQHLAARLIAWLDTFEKQRTQAVRLASARRRAESLYGILAYKESLEALLLVAENRRDPDYHYLRGRVYEGPGKFAAAAEEYARTLALAPKSGAAQLANRRLLLMGSVYRNDRRLAEAATKRAEIFGDTSFLAAIGQLGQSANATDTSLAGEAVYRQILATQSAPPVAALVRTVRVRTHDGAVITGRLTASNATHVVIVNESGRLRIPRSDISSQENVSGK